TTCTTTGTGTTCCGAAAGTTGAAGCGTATTTTGGAGTTTTAGAAAATTAGTTGGGGTGAGAAATTTAATGGGTGGGGTGGGAAATTCAACACCCTTCTTCAATTCATATGCCAAGAGCTCCTAAATTTGTTCAATCAGCCCAAACATATCATCGAACAGTGGCCTGAACCTGCAGAGTTATGGCAAAATGCACCCCCAATAAAAAGAGTGCTAACATGGCAACTCACACATGTCCCTCACTGCTCACATCTCCTCTTTTCACATGGAAAACTCTCTAACCACCCACGGCTACCTCCACCTCCGGCAGAGACACCACTGTCACCGACACCTCCCCCCTTTCGCCAGTCGCCACCACTGCAACTCATCTCGCTTACAAAGCTTCCAACACCTTCTCGATGAATTTGTTAAGTACTTCTTGTGTGTACAGAGTAAATAGGAGGGAAGGAAGAATGGGTACAGAGTAAATAGAATGGCAATGAACGAAAAAACAGAGTATGAGGCATAAgggattttgagttttgaaGGAAACATTGGTATTGTTTCTTCTAATTTAACGGTGTTAACTTCATGTAACGGAGAGGGGAGGTTAATGTTTTTCACAAATTAGAGGGGGTGTTAGTGTCATTGACCCAAATCTAAGGGGGGTGTAAGTGGAATTTCCTCAAATTCAAAACGATGATTTGGAATGACTTAATTTAGCAATTAAGCCACATTGTTTTTAAGTGAGTCGAGAAATTTCCATATTTGTATTTATGAAAATCAGGAACTTGTTTTCAAAAGTAGTTTCAAGTCTTTGCATAAATGAACTACCTTCGTGCTCTCTTAAGCTAAGAAATGAGAGAATTAGTTCACAAAATGAAAAGATTTACGTGATCATTAAGCATGCAACCATGCACTTGATACATTAGGCAAAtcattataaaagaaaaaagaggtaCAAACACGGAACCTCAACAATGGCTCCTCAgatcaaaaccaaaatttctCTGGGGTTTATTTCCAGCACTGCCGAGATGGTACATTGCTCTTAAAAATTTGTCGTAGGCACGTGTGGTCCAGAAAATGTtatgaaaattttcattttgcaTGGAATATTCTGTTCACAGATTCATAACTGGGCACATTAACAACTGCcataaaagaaagaaatgatGCCTCATTAATCAAAGGTCAAGAGCATAATAAGAAAAGAAATACTTGAAGGGAAGACTTAATAATTACCATCCCCATATGATGCCATAGTCAAGGGTGAGGAAATAATCTTCTGAGAGATTTTAGTGATATCATTCAAAGTGATTGCATCAACAGCCTTCAAGAACTGCTCCACAGGCTTCCTGAAATGGGTGAGAAATTCTTATGTTAAgaattaaaaacaaattacacTTCCATTCAAGAGTGTAGCAAGTAACAACACAGGTTACACAGCAAGCTTTAAAACAGTTTCTTGCTTGTGTGTTGTGAATAGAATAATATCCATAAAGATTTCTTGCATAAATGCTTGTTAAATGCAAAAGATTGTTTGTTGAAAAAATTAGCTCCCAAGAAACTAGCCAAGCATCGTTGTATAGGTTAAAAGAAAATCCAGAGTTTTTTCAGGATTGATTGTTTACCTTTCTCCATAAGTCAAAATCTGCCTTCCTATATCCTCTGATGCAAtcatctgaaaaaaaaaaaagatcattTTTAGCGTGCAAGAATCATGTGAAATTGAATGAACCCCACTTTCCCATAAGAACATAAAATGAAAATTGTCCGTGTTTCAGGTGGACATGTTCGTGCAAGTATGTAAGACTAATAGTGGAAAAAATTGATGCCCCTAGTAAACAAGAGTGCCTAAATAAGATAAAGAAGGAAAGAGCATACTCTAGATTCCAGATTCATTAAAACTGCAGACTTCGTGGATTTTTTGGCACGATCAAGCTGTTCCTGCGAAACTGTTATTGCAAGAAAATATATTTACTGTGGCAGAaatcaatattaattaatatactgcAGAAACCAAAGAGAGATGCAAATAAAACCTTTCCCAGGCGATGCAATTTCTAAGAGTTCTGTAGCTGCTATCTCCAGAGTTTTTTGCACAAAATCAGGGCTCTACGTCCACATATTAGGAAATATGTCAACCTCCAAAAATATATTAAGTAGTGACCCTTAAAAGTGAAAGGATCTTGCTAATGAGTGCCCTTGGGGCATTGGTTAAGgaataaaggaaaaaaatggTGCCCTAAGCACATTTTCAGTCTAACTTTTGCCAGCATTGCAAATATTAGAGAATTTGTTCTCCTAGGCACACTAACTCAGCCTTTcagtgaaagaaaaaaaaagggcaggaagaaaaggaaattcatatctatattttaaaaaaatccatgTAAAGGAATGCCCACAAACTGCAGAAAAAAAACCTTACAGTGCTTGCATAAATGCCAAACAGTCCTGTATTGTTGAAGATACTGTTGAAAGCAGAAAAAGATTGAATCTCCTGATGAAGATTCAGCACACGAAGATCTGGATTCCACAATACAAAGAAAGAAATTGACATGAACATCAGACAAGCTAGTAAAAAGAAGACTTCTTGAAAGCAAGTTAATAAAACATATTGAAAGGGATAATGCATATCATTGACCGAAATAAACTGTAGACAAGGTAAAGGTAAAACATACATAGCCTTGAGTGCATTCCTTTCCCAGGCCCCCCTGCTGAGAATGACCCACCTCCTCCCATAAGCATCTGCGTTACTCAGTATTATTATTTCCACTCAATCATTTCTTTCTTCATGTTTTGTGCAACGGAAGAAAATATGCAAAACATAAAGGCAATATATTTCTTGAAATCAGAGAGAACAGACACCAAATGAGTACCTGTAGAACAGTCAAAACTATAGCATCTTTCTCTTTTTGCCAGCCGCCAGGCACTTCAAAAGCAATAGCAACATGTGTACTACCCTGCCATTGCAACATATCTTAGCAGGTAaataacaataattttttttctgaaggGGATAAATGAGAAGAATGAAAAATAGAAATagtgtttataaaaaaattctacGCACCCCTGATTCACCTTGACGACGAAAGTCACCCCCAACATAGATAGATTTTAGTTCTTCAGGACGGGGCACACTtggcagatcagagagaagtgGCTCAGCAACAGATACAAGTTCTTCATGGTCAACTCCAGATGCTGCAAGGACCATTCTAGGTGCTGTgtaatttttctgattttttacaTCACACAACAGTTAGATTCTCAAATAGATTACAAGAAAAAGCAGAGAGAAAGAAGTTTaagtttttgttaattaaaacCAGCATAATTCATGTAGAGTATAAGAAAGGATAACATATCTTACAGCAACGAATTCCTCTAAAATGGAGCCATCCAATCTGTTCAGTGCAGATTCAGGAGCCAAAAGAGGATAAGCCAATGCACCAGAATAACCAGCAGAGTGAACTGCTTCCAAAAGCAAGCCTTGGGGATTGTTTGAGAGTTCTACAAGCTCTGCTTTCACCTTTCGAAGCTGTACCAAATACCAATAGATAGTTCAACAGGTTCAGAAGGATTCCCATAACAGCTATCAGAAAAGAATACTATACTATCAAAATGGGGTTGCAAGATTTTATCACAATTCCTATGAATCTGTTAGGATCCAATTGTAAGGTATGGACTGGGGCTTCGGTTTCATGGTGGAAAAGAATGGTATATTGTCAAGGAGTTTCATGGCGTTGGAATCTTCCACTGCAGCAACTAGTTTTTTTAATGTGGTTTGCAATTCTCCCAAGATTCAGCCTGTGAATTGGTATTTAAATCTTCAAACCTTGTGTGAGCATCAGGGATTAGATCAAGGTGAAATGCTAGAATCCAATTGCAAAGTATGCTACTTCAATTCCATATCAGAAGAATGGATTCTGATGTGGGGTTTATATGGTGTTGGGCACTCCTACCACAGTGCCTATTTTCCTGCTATTGTGGTCGCAAGGTTTGTATGGTTCTATCAGCTCTCGGACTCTCAGTACACgaaaggaaaaatgaaaatagacaTAATGCTTGAAGGAAGTCAGTGCTAAGAAATATTTAACCTTGCACCAAGCCATATGAATTGATATAATTGGAACTTAAAAAGGCAGAAAGTGAAACTAAGGAAAAACGAGTAACAGCTTTGTCTCCCTATCATATAGTTAGTTGCAGGTTACTAGAGGATCGCCATATATAAGAGAATATCCTCATATTAAGAGACACCATTGGTATTTCATTTCCCataatttttttacaacaaCCACATAGCATTTCCCACTAGATATAATCCTTTCTATAAAACAAAATCGCATGATAGTTTTATCCATCCATAGAACAGAGAAACCCTGGTTAACTTACTGCAGAAAATGATGAAAGAGCAAGCAAACCTAAGAATTCAAAGTCAGTCCttgagaaaagaaagagagaataaATAAGTACCTCCTCATTGACCTCCCAATCCAGGAAAGCTGGGTTCCTTATGGAGTCAATCAGTAATTCAACCATTTCTGGAACATAGCTCTTTAAAGCATCAAATGTGTAGCCCATTTGCTCCCGAGAAGCTGACGCCCCTATATTGCCACCAATTGCTTCTACTTCCCGTACAATACGAAAATGGCTACGGTTTGCTGTGCTCTTGAAAGCCATTCGCTCTAGCAAGTGCGAAGCCCCACTTGACAACGGTGTCTCATAGATGGAACCACAATCAATATATAACCCAATTGAGGCTGCAGGGTTCTAATTAACAATCACATGAGAGAATAATCAATACGCTAGCCAAGCATGTAAAAAGCACTATTAAGTCGTCTTACAGAAGCATTGCCATCAAACATATCAACACACAGaaaactagaaaaaaaaatgcacatACCGGCGAGGTCTCCGATGCTATTTTGAGTCCATTGGGGAGAGTTGTGATACTGGTCTTGCTTGCTTCAACAAAATCTGGCAGTGGATCAGGGAGAACAACACCACTAAGTGGTGTGTCCAGAGGAGGAAGAGAGCTAGAACGCTCTCCAGTAAGCCAGCTAAACAAACCACCAGAGGAAGCCCTTGTAGCTGCGGCGGCCGAGGTCACAAACCTAGTGGCTCCCAAGTTGCCACCATGGCCCTATTCACATTGTTTAAAACAACAACATTCAGCACAAATATGAACATTCCATTACACCAATTACAAAACCATCACAAAGTGCTACAATGTGTCAATGTCCATGACATCCCCTCCCTAACAACAACAGAAAAAGACATTCCAATAGAAACAAAACATAGTGATTCTTAACATGAAGAACAACCTGGGATTTATCAAAATCAGTCAAGTGGGATTTAATTTCataaataaatcataaaaaGTAGCATTTTCAATGACCTACCACCCCATAAAGCGATTTCAAATAAAACCaagaaaaaaactatttttatgAATCAAAATCGAATTTTGTTATCTGGGTAGGTGCCAAAATGAATGAAGGAAAATTTTCTAGTCCTAAACATGAATCGATAACTGAGTTGAGATGGAAAAAGAAGGGTTGGTAGTAGCAGTAACCTTGAGACCCCTCTTGAGAGATGAAGCTGCTGCTCTGTACATGGCGAGAAGAAAGAATCGGTGAATGAGAATGCGGTGGTTGGATGGTTTGGTCTGGGTCTGCAACGAAGGCTATGAAGCAGGGCAACACCAAGACgcgagagagaaagaaggtgTATTTGGAAAGAGtcaataatatttatatttatatttattttaattttaattttaattttttcttcaaaattttaatcAAATATTTAACCAGAAAGGGCCTAGCACCAAAAGCATTTGGGCTGGAGCCACTTGGGCCGGCCCACATTTAAATGAAATCTCTAAtgaataagtttttggtccctgcaaaataagtaattaataaTTGCACTCTAATATCtacatattatttattaattattttatgtttaaaatacaagtttttttttgggtactaAAGTTGGTTTTAAACATACTAATCTGttgtaaggtttttttttttgaaagtatgtTGTAagtttaaatataaaaagatggTTTATATTGTGCAATGCACTAGTAGTTCATTTATTGAGCGAGAATTTTATCTTCTTAAATAAGTCTTTGATCTttctaaatatgaaaatttaaaatttgatctACTTATGCTATCTAACATGAAATCTTAG
This portion of the Lotus japonicus ecotype B-129 chromosome 3, LjGifu_v1.2 genome encodes:
- the LOC130745975 gene encoding probable mitochondrial-processing peptidase subunit alpha-2, chloroplastic/mitochondrial, with the translated sequence MYRAAASSLKRGLKGHGGNLGATRFVTSAAAATRASSGGLFSWLTGERSSSLPPLDTPLSGVVLPDPLPDFVEASKTSITTLPNGLKIASETSPNPAASIGLYIDCGSIYETPLSSGASHLLERMAFKSTANRSHFRIVREVEAIGGNIGASASREQMGYTFDALKSYVPEMVELLIDSIRNPAFLDWEVNEELRKVKAELVELSNNPQGLLLEAVHSAGYSGALAYPLLAPESALNRLDGSILEEFVAKNYTAPRMVLAASGVDHEELVSVAEPLLSDLPSVPRPEELKSIYVGGDFRRQGESGGSTHVAIAFEVPGGWQKEKDAIVLTVLQMLMGGGGSFSAGGPGKGMHSRLYLRVLNLHQEIQSFSAFNSIFNNTGLFGIYASTSPDFVQKTLEIAATELLEIASPGKVSQEQLDRAKKSTKSAVLMNLESRMIASEDIGRQILTYGERKPVEQFLKAVDAITLNDITKISQKIISSPLTMASYGDVVNVPSYESVNRIFHAK